Within the Acinetobacter radioresistens DSM 6976 = NBRC 102413 = CIP 103788 genome, the region CTGTACCAATCAATACCTGATCTGCCTGAACTTCAACTGCTAAAATATGATTTTTAACAGCAAATTCCTGCGACATGATTCCAGTCAGTGCAGTTACATCCGCCTTTAAAGGATCAATAACATAGAAAGGAATTTCAGCTTTTTCGGCCAGCCATTGGCATAAGCGAGTTAATGTCAGGGATAACAATGGATGCTGTTGATCTTTGAGATTAAAATTTGCAATCCATTGCAGGGGATGCCATTTAAAATGCTGTTTTTGCCGCTGGGTGGTCTGAACCAAATGTTTGTCGCGCTCGGTAATCCGGCCGTCTTTTTGTAAATGGTCCAGGCACCAGACTGTATCTATTTCAAAATTAAACTTCACTATTATATCCCCTGCATCCTTAAATACTATAACAGAGTTATTTTCTGATGCAGTACAGGGCCATATAAAATTAATGGATTGTTTATAGTTAATATAAAAAATATTATTTTTTAAAGATATAAAAAGCTTTTAGAAGTAAAGTCTTAATCTTGTAAGACAAAATATTATCACTTCTACCTTAAACTTCAATTATTATACTTAGATTATTTTAAAATCATTAATACCAGTTTTTTAATTAAATAAAATACTTTAAATTAAATAAATAACTAGCTCTTCGCCAGGTATTTACACTATAGGTTCAATGGATGAGCAATGCGAATTTCGGAAGTTTTCAGGAAGCCGGTAAAGCCGTATTAGGTTATTTGCATAAACGCTTCGGCTTCAGTTTATGGATGATTACACGGGTGGAAAGTGATAACTGGATTGTTTTACAAAGTGAAACGACGGGTTATGACATCCAGCCTGGTCAGGTCTTTCGCTGGGCAGATTCTTTTTGTGCACATATGGTTACTGGTGATGCTCCTAAAATTGTACCCCGCTCTGAAGATATACCCTTATATGCAGCGGCGCCTATTGCCAAGCAAGTCAGTATCAGAGCTTATATTGGCCAGCCGTTGCTTAATGAAGATGGCAGTCTGTTCGGCACACTCTGTGCCATTGATCCTCACCCCAAACCTGATTCAATTGTCCATGATGCTGACCTGATTGAAGTTTTCGGTGGCCTGCTTAGCCGGATTTTACAGGTTGAACTACGTGAAAATGAGCAGATCCGCCAGTATGAGCGCCTACAGGTTGAAGCTTTAAGTGATGTACTGACCGGTTTATATAACCGTCGGGCATGGGACCGGCTGGTCAATACAGAAGAAGAACGCTGTAAACGGCATGGACATCCTGCTGCGGTCTTTATTATTGATCTGAACGGTCTAAAAGAAGTAAATGACAACCTGGGGCATGTAGCAGGAGACCGTTTTATTCGACAGGCTGCTGAGATATTAAAGAATAATGCTCGTAGCAATGATATTGTTGCTCGGCTTGGCGGTGATGAATTTGGTATTCTCAGTATTGAGAACAACCAGGCAGGCGCAGAACTTCTATTGCAGCGGATGTTAAAAGCACTGGAAGAAGGTGGCGTTAGTGCCGCTGTTGGTTATGTTATGCGGCATCCCTCTAAAGGCTTATTGACTGCTGTCACAGAAGCCGATCAGAAGATGTTTGAACATAAACGCCGTATCAAATCCAATCTGAACTAATTTCAGACAAGGTCAATAATAATAATCTGCTCTGCCTGTACGCTAAAGCTAATATCAAGATAAGCAAACTTCATCTTATAAATACGTTCAGGATCTTCCTGATAAGCCGGACGTGGATCAAATGATAAAACATCATTTAACTCCTGAATAAGTTGATCGCTCAGCTCAAGCACTTGCTGTTTTATTAAAGCCTCTTCCGACCAGCTTACTTCTTTGCGAAGTGGCTCTTCCTGCGCATAACCGCTCTGTGCATGGGGAATAGCATCTGAATAGTGAATATAGGGTTTGATATCCAGAATGGGGGTGCCATCAAGCAGATCGCTTCCGGTAACATACACTCGCAGTGCTTTGCCCACTTTTTTTACTTCTTTAAGCTGTACCACTGACAGGCCCACTGGCGCTGGACGGTACATACTTCGGGTTGCAAACACCCCAAGCTTTTTATTACCCCCTAGACGTGGTGGACGCACTTGAGGCCTAAACTTATCAGTCTGGTCCTGAGACTTATTGTCATGGAACTGCCATACCAGCCATAGATGGCTAAATGCCTCAATACCTGCAAATGCCAGCAGATCATTATAGGGAGGTAACATATCAATATAGGACTCAATCTGAACCAGATTGGGCTGGCGCGGTATTCCAAACTTTTCCTGATAGGGAGATTTCATATACCCGATAATAGGGAGTGATACAGTAGGCTTCATCACTTTTGCTTATAAACACAATTAAATATATTCAGTTTATCGAGAATGTTTTTAGATTAGAATAGCAAGCTGTTTAATTTGATAGATAATTGAGACCTTTAATGGCTGCGTTTAACGTCGAAAAGATTACTCACGTTCACCACTGGAATGACACGCTATTTAGTTTTAAAACAACTCGTGATCCGAGTTTACGTTTTAAAAATGGGCAGTTTGTGATGATTGGACTTGAAGTCAATGGCAAGCCATTAATGCGAGCTTATTCTATCGCCAGTGCAAACTATGAAGAAGAACTGGAATTTTTCTCGATTAAAGTACAAGATGGTCCACTTACTTCAATTTTGCAGAAAGTTCAGGTGGGTGATGAGATTCTGGTCTCACGCAAGCCGACAGGTACACTGGTACTTGATGATCTGCTGCCAGGCAAAAATCTATGGCTACTTTCCTCAGGAACTGGCCTAGCTCCTTTCCTGTCTGTTATTCGTGATCCTGAAACTTATGAACGCTTTGAGAAAGTTATTGTTGTACATGGTACACGTTACATTTCTGAACTGGCTTATCAGGACCTGATTTTAAATGAACTACCAAATAATGAGTTTTTCCAGGACTTAGATATTCAAGATAAACTGGTGTACTACCCGACTGTAACCCGTGAAGAGTTCAAAACTCAAGGCCGTTTAACCGCTCTGATCGAATCTGGGAAAATTTTTGAAGATTTAAATCTGCCTGCATTTAATCGTGAAGATGACCGTGCAATGCTGTGCGGCAGTCCGCACTTTCTGCGTGATGTTGCCGGTTTGCTAGATCAGCATGGCCTGAAAGAATCGCCGCGTATGGGTGAAATGGGCGATTACGTTATTGAACGGGCTTTTGTTGAAAAATAAGATGAGTTAAATAAAAAACCGGGTGATAATGCCCGGTTTTTATTATAAAAAAAACTTTCTACTAAAATTTAAGATTTCATTCGCCAGACTTAAATCAGAAACTTTCTTAACCTGATAATTCTAAAAATCCCAACTGTTTTACTGGGTTGAATCCTTTTTTCAAATCCATACAATAAAGCCATATTTTATTTATGCCTTTTGCTTTATTGCCATGACTCTCTCTTACGTTACTGAACTTCTCTCTCCTGCCGGCTCACTTAAAAATATGCGTTATGCTTTTGCCTATGGCGCAGATGCAGTCTATGCAGGTCAACCACGTTACAGTCTGCGTGTTCGTAACAACGAATTTGATCATGACAACCTAAAAACAGGTATTGAAGAGGCACATCAGTTAGGTAAAAAGTTTTATGTAGTCGTGAATATTCAGCCACATAATAGCAAGCTTAAAAATTTTATACGTGATCTGGCACCTGTAGTTGCCATGAAGCCGGATGCACTCATTATGTCCGATCCGGGCCTCATCATGATGGCACGTGAACATTTTCCTGATATGCCCATTCATCTCTCTGTGCAAGCTAATGCAGTAAACTGGGCGACTGTTAAATTCTGGAAAACCATGGGGCTTACGCGCGTGATTCTATCACGTGAACTTTCTCTTGAAGAAATAGAAGAAATCAAACAAAACGTACCCGATATGGAAATTGAGGTTTTTGTACATGGTGCCCTGTGTATGGCTTATTCAGGCCGCTGCCTGCTGTCTGGTTATATGAATAAGCGTGATGCAAACCAGGGTGCATGTACCAATGCCTGTCGCTGGGAGTATAAAATTCATAATGCTATTGAAGATGAAACAGGTGACATAATTGCTCTACAAGATCTGCCTAAAGGTTGCTGTAACAAGACTGAAGTAGACCAGCAACATATGCTTGGCCAGCAACAGGTTAAAGAGCCCGTACTGTTACAGCGCAATGAAGAAGACATGTTTGCAGCAGAAGAAGATGAACATGGCACCTACTTTATGAACTCGAAAGATTTACGTGCGGTACAGCATGTAGAACGGCTAACTAAAATAGGGGTACATTCTCTCAAGATCGAAGGTCGTACCAAATCTTATTTTTACTGTGCACGCACTGCCCAGATCTATCGCAAAGCAATTGATGATGCACTGGCAGGTCGACCTTTTGATACATCACTATTTACACAGTTAGAAGGTCTCGCCAACCGGGGATATACTGAAGGCTTTCTGCGTCGACATGTACATAGTGAATATCAAAATTATACCACCGGCTCATCTCGCTTCGATCATCAGCAGTTCTGTGGTGAAGTTTTGGAGCGGAATGGTGATTACATCCAGATTGATGTAAAAAACCGTTTTACGGTGGGCGATTCTTTAGAGTTGATGACTACGCGAGGTAATATCACTTTTACTCTGACTGAAATAAAAGATAAAAATGGGAACCTGATTATGGAGGCTAAAGGTTCAGGACATATTGTCGAGATTCCTATACCAGCAGAAGTCGATATACAATATGCCCTACTCATTCGTAATCTTCCAAACTCGGCTGTAGATATCTCTGCCGCCTCATTAGCATATACAGCAGAATAATATGGCTCTTCATATTACGCAGCAATGTATTAACTGTGATATGTGTCTACCAGAATGCCCGAACGATGCTATTTATGAGGGTATAAAAATCTATGAAATTGATGCAGAACGCTGTACTGAATGTGTAGGATTTTATGAACACGAAACCTGTATGGCTGTCTGTCCAATTGATTGTATCGAGCCTAATCCTCAATATATAGAAACTCAGGAACAGCTTTTGGAAAAATTTAAACATCTGAACCTGTTTAAAAAGCAAAACGAATAAAACCCTAAATATTAAAAGTAGAGATTTATAGCCAAAGCTATATAACAGATAAAAGTCAAAGTGTGGGGGCACTTTGGCTTTTCTGCATTTATTCTTAATGTATTGAATATAAAAAAGGAACCTGGCTGTTAGCGAGACCAGATTCCGTAAAGAGGTAAAACATAAATAAAATTATCAAGCTGAGAAACCGGAGTCCCTCAGTCTATCTGGTTACTGACCGGAGCGGATAATGTAATCAAAAGCAGAAAGCGACGCTTTTGCACCTTCACCTGTAGCAATGATGATCTGCTTGTACGGTACCGTTGTACAGTCACCCGCCGCAAATACACCTTTTACATTGGTCTCGTTACGCTCATTCACCACAATCTCACCGCGGTTACTCAGCTCGACTTCTGACCCTTTCAGAAAGTCAGTGTTCGGCAGCAGACCAATCTGTACAAAGATACCCGCCAGTTCAATCTCCCTGTCCTCTCCAGATACCCGGTCCTGATAACGCAGCGCAGTCACCTGTGAGCCGTCTCCCACCACCTCTGTGGTCAACGCAGACTTGATTACTGTCGTGTTCGGCAAGCTCGCAAGCTTGTCCTGCAATACCTGATCTGCACGTAAAGTATCAGCAAACTCAAGCAGGGTGACATGCTCAACAATACCGGCCAGATCAATCGCTGCCTCAACCCCGGAGTTACCGCCACCAATCACCGCCACCCGTTTGCCCTTGAACAGCGGACCGTCACAGTGCGGGCAGTAGGCAACACCACGGGTCGCATATTCCTGCTCGCCCGGTACATTCATCTGTCTCCAGCGTGCACCGGTAGAGAGAATCACTGTTTTAGATTCCAGTCGGGCACCATTGTCCAGAGTCACTTCAACCAGACCACTGGCCGTTTCTTCTGCACCTTTAATGCTGGCAACTTTCTGCAGGTTCATGATGTCGACTTCATACTCACGCACATGCTCTTCCATGGCCGCAGCAAACTTTGGCCCCTGGGTTTTGGTGACCGAGGTAAAGTTTTCAATATCCATGGTGTCCATCACCTGTCCACCGAAGCGTTCAGCCACGATCCCGGTACGGATACCTTTACGCGCTGCATAGATGGCAGCAGTATTCCCGGCCGGACCACCACCAATCACCAGGACATCAAAGGCTGCCTTGGCATTAAGTTTCTCTGCATCTTTGGCCGCCGCACCGCTGTCCAGCTTGGCAATAATCTCTTCCAGGGTCATACGTCCCTGACCGATGTGCTGGCTGTTCTGGAACAGCATTGGAACCGCCATGATCTTGCGCTGTTCGACTTCTTCCTGGAAGAAGGCCCCGTCAATCATAGTGGCAGTGGTGCCCGGGTTATAGATGGCAATCAGGTTGAGGGCCTGCACCACATCCGGACAGTTATGACAGCTCAGTGACACGAATACTTCGAAGTCAGCAGTCAGGTTGAGCGCTTTAATCTGTGCCAGTACCTCGTCAGAGACTTTGGGAGCGTATCCGGAAACCTGCAACAGGGCCAGAATCAGCGAGGTGAACTCATGCCCCATCGGCAGGCCGGCAAAGAATACCCGGGGCTGCTCGCCCGCTTTGGCCACACCAAAGCTTGGGCGGCGGCTGTGCTGGCCATCAAGGCGTGCAGTCACCTGATCAGACAGGGCGGCAATTTCATTGACCAGCTCTTTGATTTTATCTGACTTGTCAGAGCCATCTAAAGAGGCAACCAGTTCAATCGGGCTTTCCAGACGTTCGAGTAATGTTTTAAGTTGTGCTGAAGTATTTTGGTCTAACATTGCTAACTTCTCCAAAGGAGTCAATATTAAGGAATGAATTGATGATACTGCAAAGCCATTAATAGGTAAAACAATATGTTTTTATAAATACAATCGGTTCTAAGAATTGTGATTAAAGAACAGAGCCGGTTTTTCGGGCCTGTTCTGATCTTGTTTTTCATGACTTAGCTGTTTAGGCGGTGTGTAATTCGCTCGGTTCTCAGTTGCAGACGGCGAGACAGTAAATAAAATATCAGGCTTAAAACAGCGCTCATTAAACTTATAGCTATGATTATAATATTTGCCCAATATGAAAGCTGTTGAGCCTGTCTTACCTGTGGCTCAACACTTTGAGCTAACGGTGTTAAAGCCTTTCCATAAACCTGGTGCTGCATGATCCAAAGCTGTTCTGGTTTAAAACCATACTCAATAAAGTCTGGATCAGTCTTCTCTGCTTTGACCAGTTCCACTATATAGGGAATAGCTGTATTTTTATCTGCAGGCTGGTGCAATAAGGCCGTTTGCGCGAGTATATAAGCTTGAACCGGTTTTTCTACATTTTCCTCAGCCAAGTAGTGTGCAATCGCACTATCTTGAATATTACGCTCATAATGTACCAGCTCATGCGCAGCTTCTTTTTCTTCATTGTTTAGGTCATATTGCACATAAGTCAAACCTGACCAGATAATGATAAATGCAATGAGCCATCCAACGAATTTTAAAATAAATGACTGAAAGCGAATATAAAAAAAATGAAATTTTCTGAGAAAATAAACTGTGAAAAATGCACCAAAGAAAGCTGCAAACAGTTTTAAGAATAACCAGCCAAACCATGACAGTAAATTAAAAAAATAATCGTGCTGTGGTGCAAGATCTGTCAGGCTAGCTTCGAGAGTTAAAGGTAAATGTAGTTGTTCTACTTGTTGAGAAAGACCAAAAAAACTATAGATAAAATTCTGCTGTAAAAATATGGCAACCACACTTGCAATAAATAAAGTACTGGTCGTTACGCAAAGCAGCATTACTTTATGCTGACGCTTTTTCAATACCAGCATTCCTGTTTCGATCTGTTTAGAACTCAACGCATATTCATCTAAAGGTGGCAAATAATATCTCCAAAGATTAATCAGGTATACTTAGGCTATTAATATAACAAAAACAGCTTAAGGTTTATTTGTCCCCGAATTTGATTCAAGCACAAGCTGATTCAGATTATCTTGTAACATACGCAAGCGGCTGGTAGCTTCCTGACGTTTTTGCATACCTTCTTTCTGTACCTGAATCACATCATTTACTGTTTTAATGAGGGTATTCTGAACATGTTCAAGGGTTTCAATATCAATGACTGACCGCTGGTTGGCTTTAGCAGTATCTACAGAGTTCTGATGCAAAAGCTCTGCGTTACGGCGTAGTAATTCATTGGTTGCATCATCAATACTATTGGCAAGCTGTACACTATTTTTCTGCTCGTTAAGAGAGATAGCCAAACTAATCTGGTTTTTCCAAGCGGGTAAGGTAATGTTTTTAATGGCATAGAACTTGTCCACCAGCATCAGATTATTGGACTGAATAATCCGGATCATTGGCAAAGTCTGCATAGCAGATTGCTGTAAAACCTGAAGGTCACTGATACGTTTCTCCAGATTATTTGCCAGATGATTTAAATCATAAATCTTTTGTGTAATCGGCTGGTCTTGAGGCTGTTCACTGAGCTTAGCGATTTGCTGCTGAATATCTTGCTGTTTAAGTTTTCCCGCAGCGACATAAATACCCAACTGCCTATACTCATCCTGTACCCCATTAAACATTTTATCCAGTGTATCAACCCGGGCTTTTAGCCCGGTCTGTGAAATTTCAATTTCTTTTACCAGAACATCAATCTGCTCTTTAGTAGTATGAAACTGCTGGTCAAAGTTCTGTTTGGCACCTTTAATCTTACCCAGCAAATTACCCAGAAAACCTGAACTTTTGGGTTTGTTTAAAATGCTGGAAGTATTCAGCTGCTGAGCAACCTGTACTACCTGATTGAGTTTCTGGCCGGTAGCATCAAGGTCTTTGTTCTGGACTAAATCTAGCAATTCATCCGTATAAGAAGAGGTTTTAGTCGCAATATTTTTCCCATATTCAGCGACAGTATGATGACTCATATCATTTAGCTCTTTATGGGCATTCTGGACTTCTGTAAAGTCTGAATCCTTTAACCCTATTTCCTGTAAATTTAGTTGCTGAAAATCCTGCTCCGATAAGTCTCTCGAAGTAACTATCGTTAAATCATTTTTTTCCAGATCGGCCATAATTCACCCTGCTTCGGTTTACTTTAATGTTTCTCTAAAGACTTCTTCAATGTTCTGATCAGATTTTCCCGGCTATTATCCAGCTTCTCTAATTCTGCATCAGAATGCTTTAAATTTGTCTGCTGCACATGGTATTGCCAAGCAGGAATCAGTACTTGCTGAGCTTCCTTAAACCGGTCTAAAAGACTAAAAGAAAGCTGCTGTGAAAGACGTATTTGTGTAATGGCAATATCATTACCTGCCTGTAACATTTGTAATGTATTAATTTTTTTAGATAATCTTTCTGCAAAATTATCTAATGGATGCTGGTTTTTAATAAAGGCTGGATATTCATTAAGAAACTCCTGTGCAGCTACAATATATTTCGCCATTTGTTCCCGTAAACCCAGTAATTGCTGAAAACGCGCCTGTGATTTCTGAATCTCAATCTGTAACTGTTGACTCAAATGATCAGCCTGAGCAAGTAACCGGTCCAGATTTCTATAATATTCCACCTGCCTTGATTGATACTCGATATCAATTCCCAGCCATTTCTGTAATGCATTGAAATTACGTTTTTTCAGATATTTTTTAGAGTCAGCTAAAGCCTGAATCAGCTGTTCAATAGTCTGGCTTAACTGCCGGGTTAATTCAGGGTCTACTCCATTGAGGAGTACGGACTGTGCCTGAACCAGATGCTCGGCATAATGATTTAACCGGTATTGATCATGAATCAGAGGAACCAGATCATTGCGTTTTATGATCAAAGTTTCTTGAGGAGTAACCTCAATCTTGGACAATGGAATGAGTTCTTGGAAATGCTGCATATAGACGCCGGGTATCGCCTCAAACAGTAAAATAGACTGATAATAAAATAACAGAACAATATGAAGTGAAGCTGAAAGCTATATTTTCAATTTAAACCAAATCTTTCAGACTACAAGCCGAAATAGCAGTTTTTACGTTTAAGTTTTGTCATAGTTAATTGAATAACTACAAAGAGTAATGCCGTGAAATTTCACGGCATTTGATCTAACGATAATCACCCTCTCGCTCAGGCTGATACAGTACCTTTTCAATTTTTACTTTCATAAGGTGACCATCAGGTTGCGGCCATTCAATTTCCTGGCCTTCTGCCAGCCCTAAAATAGCAGCACCTATAGGAGCAAGTACATTGACTTGTCCTTTATCACCGCGAAAATCATGCGGATAAACCAGCTGGATTTCAGTCGGTTCAGTTGA harbors:
- a CDS encoding GGDEF domain-containing protein; this encodes MSNANFGSFQEAGKAVLGYLHKRFGFSLWMITRVESDNWIVLQSETTGYDIQPGQVFRWADSFCAHMVTGDAPKIVPRSEDIPLYAAAPIAKQVSIRAYIGQPLLNEDGSLFGTLCAIDPHPKPDSIVHDADLIEVFGGLLSRILQVELRENEQIRQYERLQVEALSDVLTGLYNRRAWDRLVNTEEERCKRHGHPAAVFIIDLNGLKEVNDNLGHVAGDRFIRQAAEILKNNARSNDIVARLGGDEFGILSIENNQAGAELLLQRMLKALEEGGVSAAVGYVMRHPSKGLLTAVTEADQKMFEHKRRIKSNLN
- the tsaA gene encoding tRNA (N6-threonylcarbamoyladenosine(37)-N6)-methyltransferase TrmO, which produces MKPTVSLPIIGYMKSPYQEKFGIPRQPNLVQIESYIDMLPPYNDLLAFAGIEAFSHLWLVWQFHDNKSQDQTDKFRPQVRPPRLGGNKKLGVFATRSMYRPAPVGLSVVQLKEVKKVGKALRVYVTGSDLLDGTPILDIKPYIHYSDAIPHAQSGYAQEEPLRKEVSWSEEALIKQQVLELSDQLIQELNDVLSFDPRPAYQEDPERIYKMKFAYLDISFSVQAEQIIIIDLV
- a CDS encoding ferredoxin--NADP reductase — translated: MAAFNVEKITHVHHWNDTLFSFKTTRDPSLRFKNGQFVMIGLEVNGKPLMRAYSIASANYEEELEFFSIKVQDGPLTSILQKVQVGDEILVSRKPTGTLVLDDLLPGKNLWLLSSGTGLAPFLSVIRDPETYERFEKVIVVHGTRYISELAYQDLILNELPNNEFFQDLDIQDKLVYYPTVTREEFKTQGRLTALIESGKIFEDLNLPAFNREDDRAMLCGSPHFLRDVAGLLDQHGLKESPRMGEMGDYVIERAFVEK
- the trhP gene encoding prephenate-dependent tRNA uridine(34) hydroxylase TrhP, with product MTLSYVTELLSPAGSLKNMRYAFAYGADAVYAGQPRYSLRVRNNEFDHDNLKTGIEEAHQLGKKFYVVVNIQPHNSKLKNFIRDLAPVVAMKPDALIMSDPGLIMMAREHFPDMPIHLSVQANAVNWATVKFWKTMGLTRVILSRELSLEEIEEIKQNVPDMEIEVFVHGALCMAYSGRCLLSGYMNKRDANQGACTNACRWEYKIHNAIEDETGDIIALQDLPKGCCNKTEVDQQHMLGQQQVKEPVLLQRNEEDMFAAEEDEHGTYFMNSKDLRAVQHVERLTKIGVHSLKIEGRTKSYFYCARTAQIYRKAIDDALAGRPFDTSLFTQLEGLANRGYTEGFLRRHVHSEYQNYTTGSSRFDHQQFCGEVLERNGDYIQIDVKNRFTVGDSLELMTTRGNITFTLTEIKDKNGNLIMEAKGSGHIVEIPIPAEVDIQYALLIRNLPNSAVDISAASLAYTAE
- a CDS encoding YfhL family 4Fe-4S dicluster ferredoxin is translated as MALHITQQCINCDMCLPECPNDAIYEGIKIYEIDAERCTECVGFYEHETCMAVCPIDCIEPNPQYIETQEQLLEKFKHLNLFKKQNE
- the ahpF gene encoding alkyl hydroperoxide reductase subunit F, encoding MLDQNTSAQLKTLLERLESPIELVASLDGSDKSDKIKELVNEIAALSDQVTARLDGQHSRRPSFGVAKAGEQPRVFFAGLPMGHEFTSLILALLQVSGYAPKVSDEVLAQIKALNLTADFEVFVSLSCHNCPDVVQALNLIAIYNPGTTATMIDGAFFQEEVEQRKIMAVPMLFQNSQHIGQGRMTLEEIIAKLDSGAAAKDAEKLNAKAAFDVLVIGGGPAGNTAAIYAARKGIRTGIVAERFGGQVMDTMDIENFTSVTKTQGPKFAAAMEEHVREYEVDIMNLQKVASIKGAEETASGLVEVTLDNGARLESKTVILSTGARWRQMNVPGEQEYATRGVAYCPHCDGPLFKGKRVAVIGGGNSGVEAAIDLAGIVEHVTLLEFADTLRADQVLQDKLASLPNTTVIKSALTTEVVGDGSQVTALRYQDRVSGEDREIELAGIFVQIGLLPNTDFLKGSEVELSNRGEIVVNERNETNVKGVFAAGDCTTVPYKQIIIATGEGAKASLSAFDYIIRSGQ
- a CDS encoding toxic anion resistance protein; this encodes MADLEKNDLTIVTSRDLSEQDFQQLNLQEIGLKDSDFTEVQNAHKELNDMSHHTVAEYGKNIATKTSSYTDELLDLVQNKDLDATGQKLNQVVQVAQQLNTSSILNKPKSSGFLGNLLGKIKGAKQNFDQQFHTTKEQIDVLVKEIEISQTGLKARVDTLDKMFNGVQDEYRQLGIYVAAGKLKQQDIQQQIAKLSEQPQDQPITQKIYDLNHLANNLEKRISDLQVLQQSAMQTLPMIRIIQSNNLMLVDKFYAIKNITLPAWKNQISLAISLNEQKNSVQLANSIDDATNELLRRNAELLHQNSVDTAKANQRSVIDIETLEHVQNTLIKTVNDVIQVQKEGMQKRQEATSRLRMLQDNLNQLVLESNSGTNKP
- the rnk gene encoding nucleoside diphosphate kinase regulator; protein product: MAKPNIIISSQDLHRLETMLEHQSHMTQTIEHLEDELARAEVVEPHEIPANVVSMNTRVLITIAPSTEPTEIQLVYPHDFRGDKGQVNVLAPIGAAILGLAEGQEIEWPQPDGHLMKVKIEKVLYQPEREGDYR